The Mesorhizobium sp. AR02 genomic interval GCCAACACCCGCCCCAACGGCCAGGAGGACCAGCCGCAATTCTCGATCGACATCGACCAGGAGAAAGCCAGCGCGCTCGGCGTCAGCCTCGCCGACATCAACAACACGCTGTCGAGCGCCTGGGGCAGCGACTACGTCAACGATTTCATCGATCGCGGGCGGGTGAAGCCGGTCTATATGCAGTCGGACGCGAACTTCCGCATGCAGCCGGAGGATCTGGACAAATGGCAGGTGCGCAATGCCAGCGGCGCCATGGTGCCGTTCTCGGCCTTCGCCTCCAGCCACTGGACATTCGGTTCGCCGCGTCTCGAACGCTACAATGGTTCGGCGGCGGTCGAGATCCAGGGCGCGGCGGCCGCGGGGGTGAGCTCGGGTGCCGCCATGGACGAGATCGACAGGCTGGTGGCGCAGCTGCCCGCCGGATATTCGCATGAATGGACCGGGCTGTCGCACCAGGAACGGCTTTCCGGCAACCAGGCGCTGTCGCTCTATGCGATTTCGGCGCTGGTCGTGTTCCTGTGCCTGGCGGCACTTTATGAGAGCTGGTCGATCCCGTTCGCGGTCATGCTGTCGGTGCCGATCGGCATTTTCGGCGCGCTCGCCGCGGCGACGCTCTTCGGCCAGACCAACGACGTCTATTTCAAGGTCGGCCTGCTGACGACGATCGGCCTCGCCGCCAAGAACGCCATCCTCATCGTCGAGTTCGCCATCGAGCGGCAGGCCGCCGGCATGGGGCTGGTCGAGGCGACGCTGGAAGCGGCGCGACAACGATTGCGGCCAATCCTGATGACGTCGCTGGCCTTCATCCTCGGCGTCACGCCGCTGGCGATCGCCAGCGGCGCCGGTTCAGGCGCGCAGAACTCGGTCGGCATCGGCGTGATGGGCGGTATGATCGCGGCGACGGTGATCGGTGTTTTCCTGGTGCCGCTATTGTTCGTAACGGTGCGGCGCATCTTCAAGGGCAGGGCGGCCAAACAGGATTCTGGGCCAGATCTCGGGCAAGACACGGACGAAAAGCCGGCGACAGCCAACCAGCAATAAGGAAACTTCCCATGACAGGTTTGGAACGTGGCCCAGTGGCCGCGGGGCGGCTCATTGTGCCCATGATTACGGCTGTTTTGCTCAGCGGATGCGTTGTCGGCCCGGACTATCGGACACCCATCCTGCCGATGCCGGCAAACTGGAGCGGTGAGAAGCCGACGAAATCCGTCCAGCCGGCGCAACTGTCGCAATGGTGGCAGCGCCTGCGCGATCCGCAGCTCAACACGCTTGTCGAGGAGGCGGTCGCCGGCAATCTCGACGTCGCCACCGCAAAAGCCAAGATCCGCGAGGCACGCGCCAGCTATCGCCAGAGCGCAGGCACGTTGCTGCCATCCGTGGACGGCTCCGGCTCGGTGACGCGCAACAAGTCGGCCGAGACCACATCTGGCACCAATTCCATCTACGCAGAATACCAGTCCGGCTTCGACGCCAGCTGGGAGCTCGACCTGTTCGGCTCCAACCGCAGGGGCGTCGAGGCGGCACGCTACGGCGTGGATGCGGCGCAAGAGGAATTGCGCTCGACGCTGCTGACCCTGGTCGGCGATGTCGCGTCCTATTACACCCAGGCGCGCGGCTATCAGGCCCGCATCGCGCTTGCCCGGCGTTCGGCCGTGTCGCAGCGGCAGACCGCCGAACTCACCCGCACCATGGCGCTGGCAGGATCGGCGACGGCCGCCGACGTCGCCAAGGCGATGGGACAGGCGGCCAGCACCGAGGCCGCGGTGCCGACGCTGGAGGCGAGCTATGCCGAGGCGGTGCATCGTCTGTCGGTGCTCACCGGCCGGCCGCCGGCAGC includes:
- a CDS encoding efflux transporter outer membrane subunit; its protein translation is MTGLERGPVAAGRLIVPMITAVLLSGCVVGPDYRTPILPMPANWSGEKPTKSVQPAQLSQWWQRLRDPQLNTLVEEAVAGNLDVATAKAKIREARASYRQSAGTLLPSVDGSGSVTRNKSAETTSGTNSIYAEYQSGFDASWELDLFGSNRRGVEAARYGVDAAQEELRSTLLTLVGDVASYYTQARGYQARIALARRSAVSQRQTAELTRTMALAGSATAADVAKAMGQAASTEAAVPTLEASYAEAVHRLSVLTGRPPAALSEQMKRSKPIPSPRLPMPTGIPADILLSRPDVRMAERQYAQYTAKVGQAEAARYPSVSLTGNISTAALNLGDLGKNSSIGWSFGPSLSVPLFNAGQLQAAADVARAQRDQYFIAYRASVLTALEDVENALVLMAQERIRISKLAASAKSYGEAANLEGTLYKAGETSLLDVLDAQRSLYSAEDSLLQSRVLLATNYIALNKALGGGWDGAVDSSKPEIVDVKTGPRLAATMTAQ